In Sebastes umbrosus isolate fSebUmb1 chromosome 15, fSebUmb1.pri, whole genome shotgun sequence, the genomic window ACATGAACTggatttaatttttctttttttgtctttatttatatcctctctttttaaaatgttttgactTATCTGCAAGAGGCTTATGATTACACCTAATTgaatctgaatttttttttgtgtaagcttcatttccttcctttcgaacaaatcagaaaaaagtaacagtaaattatggtcccatttagagtcaaatggaccataaagcaggttgcactttaggacgtggctacgttgtgattgacaggtcgagaccacggcgttgtccggtctgggagttgtccttgtttttgtctcacaactttaactctttcacagtgtgttttcagttcatgaaagctaattgtaatattttggtcgcctaaacatgtcttattcagcgtttggttgtacttagctccaccaaaaaacaagatggcgatggccaaaataccattctcgaggcttcaaaactgtagtccgcaaaccaatgggtgacgtcacggtgactacatccacttcttatacagtctgTGGGCAGTACGTAATTTTTTATGAGATCATTGTTCATCGTTGAAATAAAAGTGGCAAAAATTTACCCCAATACTCTACCAATAGACTTATAAACATATATTGAAAGCATACCTtgtatattatgttttttttttttttaattaatctaaAATTTTGATCAAATaaatccattatttatttatcttttataaaTTCTCATAATTTTTATGTCAGGTTCCACCAACTCTTTGtatttaaattttgttttaaattgattgaTATGTAAAAACTATGACTGAATATTCACACACTTATATTCTTATAGAAACTAACAGATggttgtacagtatgtaacgTTCCTGATGGCACGAGGCTTCTGCTGAGCTTCAAATTGAGGCACTGCGACGTGCGGAGAACCACGGCTCACACAAGGAAGATATCATCTACAGTTCAACAGGTACAACCATCAGGTCACTGATATGTGTGAAGGGGCTCAAAGACATACGTCGGGGGCTAAACGGTCCTCTGAGAATGGCCTAAGTGCATATTTGCAAGTGTCTGTTGAGTGCGACTGAGACATTAATAGATCTATGCATTATTTAGCGTGTTTACTAACTATACTAAAGCTGTAGCAAATGCCCTCGGCAAGGGGGTCTCTCACCGTCTCTCTTTATAATTGCAGATTTCagtttgatttttttcacagaaaacTATTCACCGTCACTAATTAGACATTTTAACAAGCATTTAAACTCAAGCTATCTTGTCCAGATGTGTGTTGCATTCATTCAGATAAATGAGTGTAGGATTTTTGCTCGCCTACATTAGGAGGTTAGAAAATAATCATGCTCAACAGGTTGCCTTGAGGCTGCACTGGATCCACATCGCAAACTCAaatacacactcacatacacacagaagTAAAGTGTGTATATATCTAGTAgaaactcacaaacacacacacatttcacacacatgcacgcctCCCACACCACATGGTTAATTAATTCTAATTTGAACGTCCGTGGCCTCACCTCCTACACTCATGCCTTCTGATGGTGCCTGGAGAAAACGTTACAGTATCCTCAGTGAGTGAGAAAGataggcagacagacagactgaagcATAGTCATGaatatgaaagtaaaaaaaaatgccaagaGTGAGCTGATGCGATCGAGACAGACTCCGGAGTGACAGCTGGGAGTTGTGGCCAAAAGTTGGGCTGCCGGCAACTTCGCAACTGGCAGCCCAGAGGTGGTTGAATTGAATTCTTTTAAGCTTTTAACACCAAGAAATACCAGTAAACAGCACACAATAGGCACACAACCTGGCTTGGTAATGATATTTGATGCCATTGCAGAGATCAATCCAACCATGTCTGGATAGAGCACCATCTCACTGCTGTTTAGAAAGAATATGTCACTTCCTGTTACCAGTGAAGAGTTCATATATCAAATCAGAGTTGCATCTGGGCAACAACATCTCTACATTTAAGCAACTGTGCTTCTTTAGTGATTTACACCGAACGGCAAGTAGTATGACGTTCACTTAAGAAAAGGTGGAAATCGGGTCAGTGAATGGGTTCGGTCATTAACACCAGCAGCCGTACTTAAGCTGTCAAGACAGTGTTGACAGAGTCTTGTAGGACTCACagtaaacatttttcagaaatgtaCAATCTGAACATTGcaaacatgttgaaaaatgtcagatcTATGCAGTAGTAAGTTTTTATCAACTAGTGTAGTGCCCGTTTGGGCCGTTGGGAGCTTGTGCCCGTTCAGCACGAATcaattgctgcttgcagcgttctCGAGAACTGCTCAACGCTCGTTGACTACAAGTCAAGTGAAGAAGCGTtcggttgtaacgttagtatatccagcagcATTGTCGCCCCAATGAGCTATAAGCTGTGGCGTCCGCTCCTGAGCTGCTGTTTGATTCTGCGGCGAAGTGTTGCCAAACTGACAGTTGGCCCAAGCTTTCATCCAGAAGACTGCTGTTCGGGTCCTGTGCGTCACGTTAAAATAAGCTGTTCGTTCGTGcttgttcacaacgttcagtgtcattttcactgtacaaacgtactAATTTCAAGCTCAACCGTGTAGTTCTTTCCTACACCTAACTAtactggttttgttgcctaatcctaaagtgacgccaagggtaactatagaggttttgatgctgaaaataaagttACGCCAAGAGGCGTGATGCCAAGGGGCTGTATGTGAAgggttgggatgagaatgtgttggcttTTAAACAGTTCGTTCATCTGCACCGTTAGCGATTCAAGGCAAATGTCAGGGGAAGTGTTTGCTAATTATAACAGAAACCCATCACACAGggattctttatttatttggcaGCAAATGAAcatttgattcatatttcattgaATGTCAGCACTCCAGTAGAGCTACTTTTGAgtactgctctctgtgtgtgtgtgtgtgtgtgttcagtaagCTTCACACTGTCACTCATTTATTGCTCCTAATTAGACGACAGCGATAAAAGGATGTCTGTGTTCCTCCTCTATGATTCCCCGGTGGACGTTAACCTCAGTTAACAGCCTCACTTGATGCTTCATTTTCTTGTCCACATTATCTCAGCAGGTACAAACAGCTCCGGTGCCGTGACAGAGCTCCTAATCCTGTCATGCATCAGCGGGCCGTCGGCCtcattaataaaaacattaactCAGCGGATGATTAGCTATTGACTCGGGCTGACTGATTTGCTACACCTGCATGATCGATGAGCCGGGTTAATCCTGTGTGcttagagggagagaggggtgagagagagagggggagacagtAGGAGGACGGTGGAGATGTCTCAGTTGGAGCTCAGTCACCTGTTAAATGAACAAAACTGAAGACTCTCCTTTCTGCTTTCCGCCCACTTTTTAAGAGTGAACATGCACTGACATCTAATGCATGCGTGGGTGGTTACAAATGCACACACCCACGCATGCCTGACCACACAGCCACCctccccatcacacacacacacacacacacacacacacgtacacacacacacttctcacaACAGCAGTTAAAGTGGATCATCCTATCAGTGTACTGTTAAAAAATTGAAACTTCAATATTTCAACATTAGTTTCAGGCTCTAGTTTTGATACAGATGATTCACTGTTATGTGCACAACACActctattacacacacacacacacacacacacacacacacacacacacacacacgtacacacacacacttctcacaACAGCAGATAAAGTGGATCATCCTATCAGTGTACTGTTAAAAAATTGAAACTTCAATATTTCAACATTAGTTGCAGGCTCTAGTTTTGATACAGATGATTCACTGTTATGTGCACAACACActctattacacacacacacacacacacgtacacacacacacttctcacaACAGCAGATAAAGTGGATCATCCTATCAGTGTACTGTTAAAAAATTGAAACTTCAATATTTCAACATTAGTTGCAGGCTCTAGTTTTGATACAGATGATTCACTGTTATGTGCACAACACActctattacacacacacacagacacacacacattgttaatGCACATCAGCCCCTGAATTTTATGACGAGCAAACAGACAATAAAAACTGAAGCACGCTGTTGTATTATTGAGGTTGTAGCAAATACACTCGCATTAGGCTCGCAAACACACCGAGGAATACACAGGATGTACGCtgaggcaacacacacacacccacacacccacacacacacacacatacacacacacacacacagggcgcCGAGCGTGGAGTATAAAAGGGGCATCCTTCCCACTCAACAGAGAAGTGCTCtcctcactctcacacactcctCTGACACTGAACCTCTTTCCTCAAGGTaaggcttttttatttttttttaattgtctgaCTGACCAGATACTTTAGcatttatgaaatgttttttattttgtgaaaatgtttatttcttcTTCATGGTCGGACAGGAACTCAAACGTGGATGCAGttatcacaaaaaaacatgttgatgcAAGGAAAGGATGCATGAATTTTGGcttgaatatttaaatatgtaaaagcaatctttatgcaaatacattacatttggtgtgttgttttttttaaattattgataAAGTAAtagttttaaattaaaataattgacatgttttatttttttttcattttattctgtGAATTTCCAGAGATGTTTCCCCAAGGCAGAGTGGAAATGATTCTTTCTGCGTTGACAATCAGGTCACTTTGACCTGCTGAAATTGCGCTCAGGATATCAAGATGTAACCatccacagtgtgtttttatgtgctgtGCCCCTGGATGACAATGTGTGAAAATGCTGTTTCTGATTCATGCTCGGTGCAGTCTGAGCAATCATTAGCGGGCGAAGGAGCAGTCGTCTGGCAGATGGTTGTAGTTTCTTAGTGTGGAAGATGACTGTTGAGTCAGAACGCCTGCTGTAAACCCAGACTGGACCGCATCTCAGATTATTAAACttctcttcctgtgtgtgtgtgttttagatgaCTACAgggctgtgtatgtgtgtcgtGCTGGCAGTCTTGTGTATGAGCTGTTTGGGGCTCCCCTTCTCCTCCAAGCCCCTCAACGAGGGCCACCGCTCCATGTCCGCTGCTTCTGAAGGTTTGTCACCgttgggggaaaaaagacaATCATTAATATCACAGTACCTTTAAATATATAACATCTactcttgtgtgtgtctgtagctcTCCTTGAGGCTGACACCCGAACCTTGGGAGAGCCCCACCTCCAACACAGCCGCTCTGCCCCCCAGCTGAAAGCTCTTCCTCTGGCTGAGGATGATGCAGACTCCCGAGCCAACCTCGGTGAGCTGCTGGCAAGACTCATCTCCTCCAggaaaggtgtgtgtgaggatgtgtATTATTAGTTTCCATCATCCTTGCTGCACCTGCAGCATCTTGAAGGATATTAGGGGTCggatgaaagaaaaacatctggCAACATTTGCAAAATAGGTTCATTCTCAAAGACAAGTGCTCTTTCCTGCCATTCTCCTCCCCTCTGGTCTCGCTAATTACTGGAATCAGCGCCGAGCCAGCTTTGTAAAATGAATTAGTGGCTCAGAAAAGCTTTTGTGGTTTGAAAGAGCGCGTATTAGTGTGCGCAGCCTTCCGGCCATTCTCCTCATACcatctttttttcacttttttcaccCCGTCTGACtccaagttgatcttttttttcttcaatgcaAAGACACCAAGCCCTTGTCATAGTTCCTCATGTTCAGCGCTCTGATCTCTCTGGCTGTGTGACAGGACCATacaatacacaacacacacttatACTCACTGTCAAGACCTGAATATTCAGTTTGGCTTCAAGAAACTGACTTCTTGTGAGTCCACGTCTCAGTGCGGAACAATTCCCACAGCGTGAAACTTTGTCACAAATCGTCACAGAGCTGCAAACGTTTTAACACGTAATCAAAGGTTAGAAAAAGACACTAAATGCTCTGAAGAAAAGTTTTCTGCATCTTCAGCCACATTTCcatattttagcttttacagcctaaaactaatacaaaaatgcaaaacagaCTTCAGAGCTGTACAATCAGACAGTGAAGTCTATACAATGTCAAAGGGCACATTGaacttaatatactgtataatacccTGAAGGgaatatgtgcatgttttctgtttaatcgtgcgtgtgtgtttgtgggcgtctggtgcttgctgttcaCTTGCATGTTTCGGTGTAGGAGGTGTCGTTGTCGAGCCTTCTGCAGCCAATCTTCTCAGCACACCAGGGAACTGAAACACTGTGTttatgtgcgtgcgtgcatgtgtgtgtgtatatgtgtgtgtgtgtgtgtgtgtgtgttgcgtagGAGGATGTGGGTGGAGTGAAAACAGCATCTCTGCGAGCGCTCAATTGATTACCAAACGGACAGCGTTCCTGCTTCTCTTTGCTTGGAATAAAAAGTCAGAGATGTTTTACCAGATGGGAGGTCACAGTGTgtggggaagaagaagaagaagaagaaatgaggGCGCTCTGATCATTCCAAGGGAATGGACTTAGCTAGTGCACACGTACACATTGATAACATGCATGGacacacaaagaaagagagggtAATAGTATGTCATCACCCTAAAGTCCAGCTGTTGTTGGAACGGCCCCTTTATTctggtgttgtgtgtgtgtgtggatgtgcgaatgagagagaaagaaatcacGAGAAAGAGATGATTAAAATGACCAAATCAGCTTCACAGcaaaaatcatatttaaaaCCTAAGTAGTCACAGAAACCAAACACCATCACTCGTCAGCTGCGGAGCTGCAATCACTTTTGTCTCTGCGGGCATAAACACCAAATTGTGAAAAGTGCCATTTGGTAGTGAACTCAACTAACTGCTAAACTGCAGGGCAAAAAAATCTGAGCAAAAAAGTTGtagaagtgatgacattttttgataTTAAAAGCATCAGTCACTGAAAATGCATTTCAGTGCATGCAGACTGTTAAGTGCTGGTATGTGAGAGCATCACTTGTGTCCTATCACTCGCAAAAAAAAACGCCACATTTCACCAGATATAATAGAAAGATGGCGTTTTAGTTTTTAAAGAAGCACAAAATGAATCCTCTGAGTGTCAGAATAACTTCTCTCTGTTATTGCACCACATTTGCTCGCGTCTTGCTTCCACGATCAGAGCATTTCTAACCAGCTTCCTCCAGCTGTCTCTGCGCAGAAAAGAAACCAAAAGCAGGACCACAACCCAGTGAAGTTTTCTCATGCTCTGCTAACTCTGAGGAATACTAatttccctcctgctctgtttcTCCTCCACCCACTCTTTCTatcacctcctcatcctcccctcttctcctcccagGCGCTGTGCGTAGAAACTCCACGGCAAACAGCAGAGCCAACGGCGGCCACCGGATAGAAGACAGGGACTACTTGGGTTGGATGGATTTCGGCCGCCGCAGTGCAGAAGAGTACGAGTACTCCTCGTAAAAGGGAAGCCACGGCTCATGCCCCCCTACGTACGGGCACaaagggaaaaagaagaaaaaacaaaccccACGCAAGCTGGCTCCTCACTGTCTCACAATAAGAGTCTATTTATGATGTATTTGTTGGTAAAACTGTAATAATGCAATATACATATGCCAAATTTTGCAGAAAAGCTCTCACTGTCCAaggtttgtttctgtttctctggtTTTCTTTATCATTTTGAGTGGAAAGGATTGGGATGGTGTGAAGGTCTGATGGGACTAACTGGACTGAATAAAGATTGGAAATATCACTCTCTGCTTGTGAATTCTTCCAACACAATGCATGCTGCTTAAATTAGACCCATTAGCATTCATTGGGTGTCAAAAATAGGATTATCTGTGGCACCTCATTACTGCTGCAAATGTACTATAACCTCAGTATTCTAATGAACCATAACACTTCACAAGCGAGATCAGGGATGGCAGCGTGAGCATGTAATAATCATGCTGGTCATTTTGGTCATAGTTTATGAGAGCAAAGGCCTTCTGACTAAAAGAGGATTTAGAATCATCCTTAAACACCTGATTAAGTCCTTgattttttgtttccaaatttTATCAAGACTTTCCAAACCTCTTTTCGGTTGGATCAAACAAATCTTTCCCATTtcatttcttccttttccttccttccgtaccaacgtagcgtaacaacgtaatgtaacaatgtaacaatgtaacaaagTAATGTAACAACAaaacgtaacagcgtaacagcgtaacgtaacagcgtaacgtaacagcgtaacagcgtaacgtaacagcgtaacgtaacagcgtaacgtaacagcgtaacgtaacagcgtaacagcGCAAcaacgtaacagcgtaacgtaacagcgtaacgtaacaacgtaacataagaacataacgtaacataagaacataacgtaacataagaacataacgtaacataagAACATAACTTAACATAAgaacataacgtaacaacgttaCGGCACAATGTTACGGCACAACGTAGCGGCACAACCACAACGTAACGGCACAACGTAACGGCACAACCACAACGTAACGGCACAACTTAATGGAACTACcgtgaataaataacaaccgcACGTTACTTAACAAGCGTAACAACATTATTatcaacatttacatttagaacagcggtctcctggatgaaaatcctgtgtttgtttgacccatccaccatcccACCCGCCCTCGTGGACTTTTGcacttgttatactcgttattataccacgtaactttcaataacggtctCTCGAcgtactacatcacttgctctgaccggaTGCAAAAACGctgacattcaacgtatccgtggtttgcagaaatgtacaacaCCAACagtttttcctggcgactgggctgggcAAACATGTACGGCTGAATTTCTCAGATGTTTCCACTAACGGAGAAAAAATAGACCATACACGGAAACAATCGCTGAAGATCGCAAACTGGACTCTGCGCCGCCATCTTGATGCTCACTGCTCAATCTAGCGCAAACAGCAGCGGTGGTGGGCGGGGCGAGGCCAGATCCAGAATTTTAAATGAGGGAGAAAGTGTAGATGTGCTTCCTGTCCCTTTTCAGAGctttttaaaattaactttttatgTGGGAAAACCACGTTAAACTAAATATTTATCAtagcagagtatttttacatactTAAATGTGTCTTGAGGGGGAACTTTAAAGGTTGAAGATGAGTCATATCTGAGTATTTGAAGCCCCTTCTGGACTATGTCTCTCCAGATAGTTCTCATCATCGTTCAAAGGGACTATGTTTACTGAAACGGGGATCTGACAGAAGTCCATGTCTGGATGGTGTCTGTTAAGTTATTAGTGATGTTGTGTGCATTTCTCCCTTTATATTTAAActaatataatttatttgccTGCAGATCCCTGAGTAAAGAGCCTCTCATGGGACTAGTCATCCACTTCTTATTTTCTGCCAGGTGTAGTTTCTTTTATATTAATAGTTACAtgcaataaattaaatgtattgaaATAAAAATCCCAGTCATCTCACTGCTATTCAAGTAGAAATGAATAGAGAACAAAATGATT contains:
- the cckb gene encoding cholecystokinin produces the protein MTTGLCMCVVLAVLCMSCLGLPFSSKPLNEGHRSMSAASEALLEADTRTLGEPHLQHSRSAPQLKALPLAEDDADSRANLGELLARLISSRKGAVRRNSTANSRANGGHRIEDRDYLGWMDFGRRSAEEYEYSS